In Paenibacillus sp. FSL R7-0345, a single window of DNA contains:
- a CDS encoding helix-turn-helix domain-containing protein — MYNLAQLYYPVTARPGGAGEFMPCKALRPYIRCFWGTAMEQPEYSLLTDKLPGRPAEREIIIPDTCMDIIWEWDTASGAADGVFCGINDTPFEVAGDGGTAGRQRFAIRFHFWAVQLFADEHLRDVKNFYGEVDRYFNSFRKELGERLAAARTLTERIAWAEEYLLRRLNSAGNVNSGLMNAVHAILQAKGVMSVSGLSAESVLSSRQLERLFREYIGISPKQTADLVRFQNVWRNLYSPAPQFRDIQDLVHGFGYSDQSHFNNSFRRFAGQTPREALAYARK, encoded by the coding sequence GTGTACAATCTGGCACAGTTGTATTATCCGGTTACCGCCAGACCGGGCGGAGCAGGGGAATTTATGCCGTGCAAGGCGCTACGGCCCTATATCCGCTGCTTCTGGGGCACTGCAATGGAGCAGCCGGAGTACTCCTTGCTGACGGACAAGCTGCCCGGCCGGCCGGCGGAGCGGGAAATCATTATCCCTGATACGTGCATGGACATCATCTGGGAGTGGGATACAGCCTCCGGTGCTGCAGATGGCGTATTTTGCGGAATCAATGATACTCCGTTTGAAGTGGCCGGAGATGGCGGGACAGCAGGCAGGCAACGTTTTGCCATCCGGTTTCACTTCTGGGCCGTGCAGCTGTTTGCGGATGAACATCTCCGGGATGTAAAGAATTTCTACGGGGAAGTAGACCGTTACTTCAATTCCTTCCGCAAGGAGCTGGGGGAAAGACTGGCTGCAGCGCGGACACTGACAGAGCGGATTGCCTGGGCTGAGGAGTATCTGCTGCGCCGCCTGAATAGTGCGGGTAATGTCAACAGCGGGCTGATGAACGCGGTACATGCCATTTTGCAGGCCAAAGGAGTGATGTCGGTGTCGGGACTATCTGCCGAATCGGTGCTCAGCAGCCGGCAGCTTGAGCGGCTGTTCCGCGAATATATAGGCATTTCCCCGAAGCAGACAGCCGATCTGGTCCGGTTTCAGAATGTGTGGCGGAATCTGTATTCCCCTGCACCGCAGTTTCGTGATATTCAGGATCTCGTCCATGGCTTCGGTTACAGCGACCAGTCGCATTTTAACAACAGCTTCAGGAGGTTTGCCGGACAGACTCCGCGTGAGGCGCTGGCATATGCGCGGAAATGA
- a CDS encoding 50S ribosomal protein L25: MNTTIRLTERSGSASATRNKGFVPVVVYGAGSDTQSFSADAKAITEIVGKNPRAILKVELPDSGTKNAVIAEIQRQPLSRKLLHVDLHQIDMKAELDTKVAFQFTGEPAGVKAGGIQQVELYELDIRTLPDKLTPTFEVDITNLEIGDQLLVSDLPKHEGWEVLTPEDTLIVRISPPIVQEDPAEGEAAEEPAAAENADEGKTEE; this comes from the coding sequence ATGAATACTACAATTCGTTTGACTGAAAGATCCGGCTCGGCTTCTGCAACGCGGAACAAAGGCTTTGTACCGGTTGTCGTCTACGGTGCAGGTTCAGATACACAATCCTTTTCGGCAGATGCCAAGGCCATTACAGAAATTGTCGGCAAAAACCCCCGGGCGATCCTCAAGGTTGAGCTCCCGGATTCCGGCACCAAAAACGCTGTAATCGCAGAAATTCAGCGCCAGCCGCTTTCCCGCAAGCTGCTGCATGTCGATCTGCATCAGATTGATATGAAGGCAGAGCTGGATACGAAGGTTGCTTTCCAGTTCACAGGCGAACCAGCCGGTGTAAAAGCAGGCGGCATCCAGCAGGTCGAGCTTTATGAGCTGGATATCAGAACGTTGCCGGATAAGCTGACCCCGACCTTTGAAGTGGATATCACCAATCTGGAGATCGGTGACCAGCTGCTGGTATCTGACCTGCCGAAGCATGAAGGCTGGGAGGTACTGACACCGGAGGATACACTGATTGTGCGGATCTCACCGCCGATTGTCCAAGAAGATCCGGCAGAAGGCGAAGCTGCAGAAGAACCGGCAGCTGCGGAGAATGCGGACGAAGGCAAGACAGAAGAATAA
- a CDS encoding YhbD family protein codes for MEEELISKKELLELTGISYGQLYRWKRKQLIPEEWFIRKSVFTGQETFFPKERILGRIHNIINLKDGFSLDELADKLTDTALVNGLAFTADQIIERNIVSRVCLERFGDIMDKTKTYDFGQVVQLFTLDRLLSGGELNLDEADQLFHTLAEQTPRFGAKGWELFFIRKMGVSFFLLSAAPAEILFDKGARLVVRISLTDIMEQLNGKLNRP; via the coding sequence ATGGAAGAAGAATTGATATCCAAGAAGGAACTGCTTGAACTGACAGGAATCTCTTACGGCCAGCTCTACCGCTGGAAACGCAAGCAACTGATTCCGGAGGAATGGTTCATCCGCAAATCGGTGTTTACTGGTCAGGAAACCTTTTTTCCAAAGGAACGGATTCTGGGGCGTATCCATAACATCATTAACCTGAAAGACGGGTTTTCTCTGGATGAACTGGCGGATAAACTGACTGATACGGCGTTGGTTAACGGACTAGCTTTTACAGCGGACCAGATTATAGAACGTAACATTGTTTCGAGAGTGTGCCTGGAGCGGTTCGGGGATATTATGGACAAAACGAAGACGTATGATTTCGGGCAAGTTGTACAATTGTTCACGTTAGACCGGCTGCTCAGCGGTGGAGAGCTGAACCTGGATGAGGCGGATCAGCTTTTTCACACGCTTGCCGAGCAGACACCGAGGTTTGGAGCGAAGGGCTGGGAGCTGTTTTTTATCCGGAAAATGGGGGTTAGCTTCTTCCTGCTCAGTGCAGCACCGGCAGAAATCCTATTCGATAAGGGAGCCCGGCTGGTAGTGCGGATAAGTCTGACTGACATAATGGAGCAGCTCAACGGAAAATTAAACAGACCATGA
- the gyrA gene encoding DNA gyrase subunit A — translation MSSLSEQFSPAFLEEVVGDRFGRYSKYIIQDRAIPDVRDGLKPVQRRILYAMYDSGNTPDKPYRKSAKTVGDVMGNYHPHGDSSIYDGMVRMAQPWKMGHVLVDGHGNWGSMDDDPAAAMRYTEARLSPIAMEMMRDIEKRTVLFKDNFDNTAKEPVVVPSRFPNLLVNGTSGISAGFATEIPPHNLREVIDACIAVMQKPDIPLEDIMTFIKGPDFPTGGTIMGGDGIMDAYRTGKGRIYLRSKTEIENLRGGKQQIIITEIPFQIVKSRLVTAMENIRLEKKIDGIAEVRDESGREGLRIVVELKKEADAQGVLAYLLKKTDLQVTYNFNMVAIVNKAPQQLGLKAILEAYIAHQREVVTRRTQFDLERAEDRAHVLEGLVKALNILDEVIAAIKASKNRQDAQNNLVWMFGFSERQADSILTLQLYRLTNLEIHSLQKELDEMLARINTLNGILNSDKKLISVIRKELLEIRDKYGIDRRSLIQGEVEELKVSLEVLVNAEDVLVALSADGYIKRTGMPSFTRSGGERNASGVKEGDHIVKLLDLNTRDSLLVFTRKGQYFLLPVHQIPDFKWKEPGTAIVNVISLAKGDSVVTMLPVSNLDDPQSSLVFVTRKGQVKRTELKEYSTSRSGAVAACKVAEGDEILTVALSSGEKDIVLISREGMSIRFKESEVNPMGRVASGVRGIQLREGDEVVSCFWVSEDEGEILTVTDIGYGKRSLLVDYPSQSRGGKGMPTFEFKEGKRVKPNGSRIAGAFHCKEPLELVAITRDGQVHTFSTESAPLGERRSIGKVLVPVEKKDEILSLFPAIK, via the coding sequence GTGAGCAGTTTATCAGAACAATTTTCGCCGGCTTTTCTGGAAGAGGTCGTCGGTGACCGCTTTGGCCGGTATTCCAAATATATTATTCAGGACCGGGCGATTCCCGACGTACGCGACGGGCTGAAGCCCGTGCAGCGCCGGATTCTGTATGCGATGTACGACTCGGGCAATACCCCGGACAAGCCGTACCGCAAATCGGCTAAAACCGTCGGGGACGTTATGGGTAACTATCATCCCCACGGTGACTCGTCCATCTATGACGGTATGGTCCGCATGGCCCAGCCGTGGAAAATGGGACATGTGCTTGTAGACGGTCACGGTAACTGGGGCTCGATGGACGATGACCCGGCAGCTGCGATGCGTTATACCGAAGCCCGCCTGTCTCCGATTGCGATGGAGATGATGCGCGATATCGAGAAGCGCACCGTCCTGTTCAAGGACAACTTTGACAATACCGCGAAGGAACCGGTAGTTGTACCATCGCGTTTTCCGAACCTGCTGGTTAACGGAACAAGCGGGATTTCCGCAGGTTTTGCGACTGAAATTCCGCCGCATAACCTGCGTGAGGTTATCGACGCCTGCATCGCCGTGATGCAGAAGCCGGATATTCCGCTGGAAGATATCATGACCTTTATCAAAGGTCCGGATTTCCCGACCGGCGGTACGATTATGGGCGGCGACGGCATTATGGACGCTTACCGTACCGGTAAAGGGCGGATCTACCTGCGCTCGAAGACTGAAATTGAGAATTTGCGCGGAGGCAAGCAGCAGATTATTATTACCGAAATTCCTTTCCAGATCGTAAAATCGCGCCTGGTTACCGCGATGGAGAATATCCGGCTGGAGAAAAAGATCGACGGTATTGCTGAAGTCCGCGATGAGAGCGGCCGGGAAGGGCTGCGGATTGTAGTTGAGCTCAAGAAGGAAGCCGATGCACAGGGTGTGCTGGCTTATCTGCTGAAGAAAACTGACCTGCAGGTTACGTATAACTTCAATATGGTAGCCATCGTCAACAAAGCTCCGCAGCAGCTTGGACTCAAAGCGATTCTGGAGGCCTATATCGCCCACCAGCGTGAGGTTGTGACCCGCCGCACCCAGTTTGACCTGGAGCGCGCAGAAGACCGTGCGCATGTCCTGGAAGGACTGGTTAAGGCGCTTAACATTCTGGATGAGGTTATTGCTGCGATCAAAGCTTCCAAAAACCGCCAGGATGCCCAGAATAACCTGGTCTGGATGTTCGGCTTCAGTGAGCGGCAGGCTGATTCGATCCTTACCCTGCAGCTGTACCGGCTGACGAATCTGGAGATTCATTCACTGCAGAAAGAGCTCGATGAAATGCTGGCCCGGATCAACACGCTGAACGGCATTCTGAACAGCGACAAGAAGCTGATTTCGGTTATCCGCAAGGAACTGCTGGAAATCCGCGATAAATACGGCATCGATCGCCGCTCGCTCATTCAAGGCGAAGTAGAGGAGCTGAAGGTCAGCCTGGAAGTGCTGGTTAATGCAGAAGATGTGTTAGTGGCGCTGTCAGCCGACGGTTATATCAAGCGGACGGGCATGCCGTCCTTTACACGCTCCGGCGGCGAACGCAATGCTTCCGGGGTCAAGGAAGGCGATCATATCGTCAAGCTGCTCGATCTGAATACCCGGGACAGCCTGCTTGTCTTTACCCGGAAAGGACAGTACTTCCTGCTTCCGGTTCATCAGATACCGGATTTCAAATGGAAGGAGCCGGGGACAGCAATCGTTAACGTCATCAGCCTGGCCAAGGGTGACAGTGTCGTCACCATGCTGCCGGTCAGCAATCTGGACGATCCGCAGTCCAGTCTTGTCTTTGTTACCCGCAAAGGTCAGGTGAAGCGTACGGAGCTCAAGGAGTATTCTACCAGCCGTTCAGGAGCTGTAGCGGCCTGCAAGGTTGCTGAGGGCGATGAGATTCTCACAGTCGCGCTAAGCAGCGGGGAAAAGGATATCGTGCTGATAAGCCGTGAGGGAATGAGCATCCGGTTCAAGGAAAGCGAAGTGAACCCGATGGGCCGTGTAGCCAGCGGGGTTAGAGGTATTCAGCTGCGCGAAGGCGACGAAGTGGTCTCTTGCTTCTGGGTTAGTGAAGATGAGGGAGAGATTCTTACAGTGACCGATATCGGTTACGGCAAGCGCAGCCTGCTGGTAGATTATCCTTCGCAGAGCCGCGGCGGCAAGGGGATGCCGACCTTTGAATTCAAGGAAGGCAAACGTGTTAAACCGAACGGCAGCCGGATCGCCGGTGCGTTCCACTGCAAGGAGCCGCTGGAGCTGGTCGCTATTACCCGTGACGGGCAGGTGCATACCTTCTCAACTGAATCGGCACCGCTTGGCGAACGCCGTTCCATCGGCAAGGTCCTGGTTCCGGTGGAGAAGAAGGATGAGATTCTCTCGCTTTTCCCGGCCATTAAATAG
- a CDS encoding MarR family transcriptional regulator — protein MHSSEFSKIWHKILKDYKLHMDSNLAPTLTDAQLTVLELLQERDAMKPSDLAPHLATSPAAVTMLLDRMEKNGLIKRERDAADRRIVWVSITEVGRNETARGLKVRSDFFAEALDPISSHNQQLLLYLMGKMAVAPAPAPEGSTP, from the coding sequence GTGCACTCCTCTGAATTCAGTAAAATATGGCACAAAATATTAAAGGATTACAAATTACATATGGACAGCAATCTTGCCCCTACACTGACTGATGCCCAGCTCACCGTACTGGAACTGCTGCAGGAAAGAGATGCTATGAAGCCTTCCGATCTGGCGCCCCATCTGGCAACCAGCCCGGCGGCGGTAACGATGCTGCTTGACCGGATGGAGAAGAACGGACTGATCAAGCGCGAACGCGATGCGGCAGACCGGCGGATTGTCTGGGTGAGCATTACCGAGGTAGGCCGGAACGAGACCGCGCGCGGACTTAAGGTGCGCAGTGATTTTTTTGCCGAGGCGCTCGACCCGATCTCATCGCATAATCAGCAGCTGCTGTTGTATCTTATGGGCAAGATGGCGGTAGCTCCAGCCCCGGCACCTGAAGGCTCGACACCGTAA
- a CDS encoding flavodoxin encodes MAKVLVAYASLTGNTEEIAELIAEGIRQAGGEAVLKSVTDCNADEINNYDAVLLGAYTWGDGELPDEFLDFYEEMDELNLAGYKAAAFGSGDTGYSIYCGAVDLIEEKLKERGAEVVQESLKIEYGPNAAEKDSCRNFGRQFLETCAAVS; translated from the coding sequence ATGGCTAAGGTGCTTGTGGCATATGCCAGCTTAACGGGTAACACGGAAGAGATTGCAGAACTGATCGCAGAAGGAATACGCCAGGCAGGCGGGGAGGCCGTGTTGAAATCGGTAACCGACTGTAACGCAGATGAGATAAATAACTATGATGCTGTACTGCTGGGAGCTTATACCTGGGGCGACGGCGAGCTGCCGGATGAATTTCTTGATTTCTATGAGGAGATGGATGAGCTGAATCTGGCCGGCTATAAGGCGGCTGCCTTTGGGAGCGGAGATACCGGATATTCCATATACTGCGGTGCTGTAGATCTGATTGAAGAGAAGCTGAAGGAGCGCGGGGCGGAAGTTGTGCAGGAAAGCCTGAAGATTGAATACGGCCCGAATGCGGCGGAAAAGGACAGCTGCCGGAATTTCGGACGCCAGTTTCTTGAGACCTGCGCGGCGGTTTCCTGA
- a CDS encoding RluA family pseudouridine synthase produces MNTQHNGAAEGQSGGQSRFEILFEDNHLLGIVKPVNIPVQEDATGDPDLLSLLKEDIKERYNKPGNVFMGLVHRLDRPVGGAMIFAKTSKAASRLSDSVRTHVFRKVYLTVVHGKPPASQGRLVNTLLKDAKSNTVSIVRKGTPGGKEAILDYTVLGNAEGYSLLKIDLLTGRSHQIRVQLNGIGCPLFGDQKYGAAVNRPGQQIALWSAVVGFPHPVTKEDTELISLPPQAHPWDLWPQQVQKQAIR; encoded by the coding sequence ATGAATACGCAGCATAACGGCGCCGCAGAAGGACAATCCGGCGGACAGTCGCGTTTTGAGATCCTGTTCGAGGACAACCATCTGCTCGGCATTGTGAAGCCGGTAAATATTCCTGTGCAGGAGGATGCCACCGGCGACCCAGATCTTCTGAGCCTGCTCAAGGAGGATATCAAGGAACGGTATAACAAGCCCGGCAATGTCTTCATGGGGCTTGTGCACCGGCTGGACCGTCCGGTTGGCGGCGCCATGATCTTCGCCAAGACCTCCAAGGCAGCCTCACGGCTGTCGGACAGTGTCCGCACCCATGTCTTCCGCAAGGTGTATCTGACCGTTGTCCACGGCAAGCCCCCGGCTTCCCAAGGCCGGCTGGTCAACACCTTGCTGAAGGATGCCAAGAGCAACACCGTCTCCATTGTCCGCAAAGGGACTCCCGGCGGCAAGGAGGCCATTCTTGACTACACCGTGCTCGGCAATGCCGAAGGCTATAGCCTGCTGAAGATCGATCTGCTGACCGGCCGCTCGCATCAGATTCGTGTACAGCTGAACGGAATCGGCTGCCCGCTGTTCGGAGACCAGAAATACGGCGCTGCCGTGAACCGTCCCGGCCAGCAGATTGCCCTCTGGTCGGCTGTGGTCGGTTTTCCGCACCCGGTTACCAAAGAAGATACCGAGCTCATCTCGCTGCCCCCGCAGGCCCATCCCTGGGATCTGTGGCCGCAGCAGGTACAGAAACAGGCCATCCGCTGA
- a CDS encoding class I SAM-dependent methyltransferase produces the protein MYIAGDWKDYEVIDTGGGEKLERWGDIILRRPDPQIIWPLTQETAKWRDVHGHYHRSSSGGGQWEMKKTIPDDWKISYGKLKFHLRPTNFKHTGLFPEQAANWSWMMDKISGANRPISVLNLFAYTGGATVAAASAGASVVHVDAAKGMVQWAKENIQLSGLGERPVRFITDDVFKFVQREQRRGSKYDAIIMDPPSYGRGPGGEMWKLESSLYPFLESCMEIMSDRPLFMLINSYTTGISPTVLRNMLSMTMGKRYGGKLTSGEIGLPITTSGMNLPCGILGRWEA, from the coding sequence ATGTATATTGCAGGCGATTGGAAAGACTATGAAGTTATTGATACCGGAGGCGGAGAAAAGCTGGAACGCTGGGGTGACATCATCCTGCGCCGTCCGGACCCGCAGATTATCTGGCCGTTGACCCAGGAGACAGCAAAATGGCGTGATGTGCATGGACATTACCACCGCAGCTCCTCCGGCGGCGGACAATGGGAAATGAAAAAAACGATTCCGGACGACTGGAAGATCAGCTACGGCAAGCTGAAGTTCCACCTGCGTCCGACTAATTTCAAGCATACAGGCCTCTTCCCTGAGCAGGCAGCCAACTGGAGCTGGATGATGGACAAGATTTCTGGCGCGAACCGCCCGATTTCTGTACTTAACCTGTTCGCTTATACCGGTGGAGCTACTGTAGCAGCAGCCAGTGCCGGCGCTTCGGTTGTGCATGTTGATGCAGCCAAAGGCATGGTTCAATGGGCAAAAGAAAACATTCAGCTGTCCGGTCTCGGCGAACGTCCAGTCCGTTTTATCACGGACGATGTATTCAAATTTGTGCAGCGCGAACAGCGCCGCGGCAGCAAATACGATGCGATTATAATGGACCCGCCGTCCTACGGCCGCGGACCGGGAGGCGAAATGTGGAAGCTGGAGTCCAGCCTCTATCCGTTCCTCGAAAGCTGTATGGAGATCATGAGTGACAGACCGCTGTTCATGCTGATCAATTCCTACACCACCGGCATCTCGCCGACCGTTCTGCGCAATATGCTCTCTATGACCATGGGCAAGCGTTACGGCGGCAAGCTGACCTCAGGTGAAATCGGACTGCCGATCACCACTTCCGGCATGAACCTGCCTTGCGGAATTCTGGGCCGCTGGGAGGCGTAA
- a CDS encoding VOC family protein: MISAFEGINLYTKDTAALAAFYSAVLGIPVPFEGFGNSDGAKIGFAGGLPGIIIWDEHKWDKLTTGVVNLVFSCSSLDETYAELKARGLDCEPPVTMEYGGREMNFKDPDGNSITLLEGAY; this comes from the coding sequence ATGATCTCAGCATTTGAAGGAATTAACTTGTATACGAAGGACACCGCTGCTCTGGCGGCTTTTTATTCAGCGGTTCTTGGAATTCCCGTCCCGTTCGAGGGGTTCGGCAACAGTGACGGGGCAAAGATCGGCTTTGCGGGCGGGCTGCCGGGTATTATTATCTGGGACGAGCACAAATGGGACAAGCTTACGACAGGGGTTGTCAACCTGGTATTCTCCTGCAGCAGCCTGGATGAGACTTATGCGGAGCTTAAAGCCCGCGGGCTTGATTGCGAACCGCCGGTTACGATGGAATACGGGGGCAGAGAGATGAACTTCAAAGACCCTGACGGCAACAGCATTACTTTGCTTGAAGGCGCATATTAA
- a CDS encoding GNAT family N-acetyltransferase, whose translation MNSADTLKDIEELQLRCEQYEGISLKLNWDMLRNTPEAGGTEWLVTYEEEQLVGFIGLYGFGGEMEVCGMVRPGFRRRGIFTSLWELAQNKIHKRNISTLLLNAPAVSSSAAGFLKTLPLKFNHAEYQMKWDQAAVLQGPGEVSSAAGTVTLRPAREDESSVLIQLDSAGFDLSEEEAAEMFEEQRHEALQEHIIIELNGRPAGKMRLWTDNNETWIYGFTVDQKLRGLGIGRSALQQTIERESRNYNGVNLEVSLDNPNALKLYESCGFVIVNRQDYYRYTGSL comes from the coding sequence TTGAATTCTGCGGATACGTTAAAAGATATTGAAGAGCTCCAGCTGCGCTGCGAGCAATATGAGGGAATTTCCCTGAAGCTGAACTGGGACATGCTGCGCAATACCCCTGAGGCCGGAGGAACAGAATGGCTTGTCACTTATGAGGAGGAGCAACTGGTCGGCTTCATCGGCCTGTACGGGTTCGGCGGCGAGATGGAGGTATGCGGCATGGTCCGGCCGGGTTTCCGGCGCAGAGGCATCTTTACATCGCTCTGGGAGCTTGCGCAGAACAAGATTCATAAGCGCAATATCTCTACCCTGCTTCTGAATGCCCCGGCGGTCTCATCATCTGCTGCCGGCTTCCTGAAGACGCTGCCTCTGAAATTCAATCATGCCGAATACCAGATGAAATGGGATCAGGCAGCCGTCCTGCAGGGGCCGGGAGAAGTGAGCTCCGCTGCCGGAACGGTAACGCTGCGCCCTGCCCGTGAGGACGAATCCTCTGTCCTTATTCAGCTGGACAGCGCGGGATTTGATCTGTCTGAGGAAGAAGCAGCAGAAATGTTTGAGGAGCAGCGGCATGAAGCGCTGCAGGAGCATATTATCATCGAGCTGAACGGCCGGCCGGCCGGCAAAATGCGGCTCTGGACCGATAACAACGAAACCTGGATTTACGGCTTTACCGTTGACCAGAAGCTGCGTGGACTCGGTATCGGCCGCAGTGCGCTGCAGCAGACGATCGAACGGGAGAGCCGTAATTACAACGGGGTGAATCTGGAAGTATCCCTGGACAATCCCAACGCCCTGAAGCTATATGAAAGCTGCGGCTTTGTTATTGTGAACCGGCAGGACTATTACCGGTACACCGGCTCCCTTTAG
- a CDS encoding GNAT family N-acetyltransferase has protein sequence MEQIEQGEGRLYIAGDGKNLAEITYRLEEATGNWIVDHTYVSEELRGQGTAEKLVREVVEKAREAGVKIIPVCPYAVKQFERHKEYSDVLSGDGSAS, from the coding sequence ATGGAACAAATTGAACAAGGTGAAGGCCGTTTGTATATTGCAGGTGACGGAAAGAATCTTGCCGAGATTACATACAGGCTGGAAGAGGCTACAGGGAACTGGATTGTTGATCATACCTATGTCTCGGAAGAGCTGCGCGGACAAGGGACTGCCGAGAAGCTGGTGCGGGAAGTAGTGGAAAAGGCCCGTGAAGCGGGTGTCAAAATTATTCCGGTCTGCCCTTATGCCGTCAAGCAGTTTGAACGGCACAAGGAATATTCGGACGTGCTCAGCGGAGACGGAAGCGCATCATAA